A genome region from Trachemys scripta elegans isolate TJP31775 chromosome 2, CAS_Tse_1.0, whole genome shotgun sequence includes the following:
- the ALG2 gene encoding alpha-1,3/1,6-mannosyltransferase ALG2 has product MAGGPGSGSGPSVLFLHPDLGLGGAERLVVDAALALRARGCRVQIWTAHYDPARCFSETRGLAVRSVGDWLPRSLFGRGHALCAALRMAYVALYVLLLSGEEMDVFVCDQVSACIPILRLARTPKKVLFYCHFPDQLLTKRESFLKRIYRAPLDWLEEYTTGMADCIVVNSNFTANVFKNTFKSLNHIKPDVLYPSLNVSTFETIVPADIASIIPQRKKYLFLSINRFERKKNLALALEALHDLRGRLDAQEWNEVHLVLAGGYDERVLENVEHYEELKTIATKLNISEQVTFVRSFSDEQKISLFSNSLCVLYTPSNEHFGIVPLEAMYMRCPVIAVNSGGPLESVINNVTGFLCDPLPTQFSEAMEKFVRDPALKNTMGAAGRARVTEKFSSEAFTEQLYQYICRFTQ; this is encoded by the exons ATGGCAGGGGGGCCGGGCTCGGGCTCGGGCCCGTCTGTGCTGTTCCTGCACCCGGACCTGGGCCTGGGCGGCGCCGAGCGGCTGGTGGTGGATGCGGCGCTGGCGCTGCGGGCGCGCGGCTGCCGCGTGCAGATCTGGACCGCGCACTACGACCCCGCGCGCTGCTTCTCGGAGACGCGCGGCCTGGCGGTGCGGAGTGTGGGGGATTGGCTGCCCCGCAGCCTCTTCGGGCGGGGCCACGCGCTCTGCGCCGCGCTGCGCATGGCCTACGTGGCGCTCTACGTGCTGCTGCTGAGCGGGGAGGAGATGGACGTGTTCGTGTGCGACCAG GTATCTGCTTGTATCCCAATTCTCAGACTGGCCAGAACTCCTAAGAAGGTTTTGTTTTACTGTCACTTTCCTGATCAGCTTCTGACCAAGAGAGAATCTTTTCTTAAACGCATCTATAGAGCTCCACTTGACTGGTTGGAAGAGTATACTACTGGCATGGCAGATTGCATTGTTGtcaacagcaattttacagcaaATGTCTTCAAGAATACATTTAAATCCTTAAATCACATTAAACCAGATGTCCTATACCCTTCGTTGAATGTCAGTACCTTTGAAACAATTGTTCCTGCAGATATAGCTAGTATAATTccccaaaggaaaaaatatttgtttctttcaatcaatagatttgaaaggaaaaaaaacctagcATTAGCTCTGGAAGCATTACATGATCTTCGTGGAAGGCTCGATGCTCAAGAGTGGAATGAAGTTCATCTAGTTTTAGCTGGTGGTTATGATGAAAGAGTGTTGGAGAACGTGGAACATTATGAAGAGCTGAAGACTATTGCAACCAAGCTTAATATTAGCGAGCAAGTCACTTTCGTGAGGTCTTTTTCAGATGAacaaaaaatctctctttttagtAACTCTCTGTGTGTGCTTTATACACCAAGCAATGAACACTTTGGCATAGTTCCTTTGGAGGCTATGTATATGAGATGTCCAGTTATAGCAGTTAATTCAGGTGGTCCTTTGGAATCTGTTATAAATAATGTTACAGGATTTTTGTGTGATCCTCTTCCAACACAATTTTCTGAGGCCATGGAAAAATTTGTGAGAGACCCTGCCTTAAAGAATAcaatgggagcagctggaagAGCAAGAGTTACAGAAAAATTTTCATCAGAAGCATTTACAGAACAGCTGTACCAATACATATGTAGATTTACACAATAA